TCTCCTCTCGCAGTTGCCGCCTCGCCCCTCCACCCCCGCCTGGCCAGCAGCGCAGCGCCCCTCTTAGCACCGTGGAGGTGCTGGCTCCTTGCCGGCGTCGGGGGGCGCGGCGCAGCGGCCCACCCTTCCAGCTCTGACCCGCCCGGCCGGCCCGGCGCCCACCCCGCCCAGTGTGCTTGGTAGGTTGGGCGGCGGCTCTGTCTAGTCCCAGAGCCAGGAATCAGGGGCAGCCGGGCGAGTCCCAGGGCAGGGGTCCTCCGCCGCCTTGCACCTGCCCTGCTGGGCGGCACCGGGTCAGTGCCCTGCCCCCTCCTGCGGGTCCCAACTCTCTCTTTCCCATCGTGCGTCCTCTGGAGAAGTGCGCGCGTGTAAGTGTGGCAAGTGTGGCCAAGGGTGCCGGAGGCAGGGTTCGGGTGCGTAGTCGTTGCGTGGGCGCTGCCCAAAAGGCGCAGAGCATCAAGTGTGCGTGGGCAGAGCCGGCGCGGGCGCCCGCCGCGGGTCTGCGCGGGGCGGGGGCGCAGCAAGTGCATCCGAGCGAGCGGAGACTAGCGCACCGGCGTCGGTGGCGAGGGTGGTGCAGAGGAGCCCGGCTGGGCGGAGGGAGGAAGGATGGGTGCGGGTAACTTTTTGACCGCCTTGGAAGTACCAGTAGCCGCGCTCGCAGGGGCTGCCTCCGACCGCCGGGCGAGCTGCGAGCGAGTGAGCCCGCCAGCGCCCCTCCCCCACTTCCGCCTCCCGCCTCTTCCTCGTTCCCGGCTCCCAGGGCCCGTCGGTCCCCCGGGAGCCCTGGAGGCGCAGCCCCACCCCGGCCGGCGCGGCTCGCTCCCACGCCCCCGCCGCGGCCTCGCTGGAGCGGACGGACTGAGTCAGAGGGGGCGCCAGCGCTGCAGGTAGGGGCTCCGGCGGCGGTGGGCGCAGGTGCCGCGGTGGACCGCGGAGGGGACCGGAGCACGAGCGGAACGGCCTTGGGGGAGCGCCCCCCCCCGTCCTCCGCCGACGCCTCGTGTCCCTTTTTAGGGAATTTTTTCCCTCTTGCTGGCTCCAGTGCGGGTGGGGCTGAGACCGAGAGGGAGTTCTCCATTTCGCTGGCTCCTGCCCGGCCCCTGGCAGCCTCCTGCCCCCAAATCTCTTCACTCCCTCTCCAGTACCTATAGGTCGCGTAAACAACTCCCTTTCTCCAGCTCTGGGCTCCGTGGCCCCCCGGGGGACAGCTCCTTCAGTCTCGTGAGATCGGTGGGGTTAGGGGGAGGGGAAAAGAGAGGGGGTGTCCCAGAGCCCCTGGCCCCCGTCAgctcccccacctcggcctctccctccccctcctcgcTGCTGGAGCACAGGCTCCAGGGGCCCTGGGTATTTTTAGCGTTGTGACCTGGGCGGCAGCTCTAAGAGCCTTTCCCGGGAATCGGCGTCAGCGCCTCGCTCCTCCGCCGCCAGCCCGCGGCCGCACGGTCTCCCCAGACTTCCGTGGCCCTGCCTTGGCCAGTCGGGGTTGGGTCCCTCTCCACCTCTGTGGCGCCCGTGGAGCTGGCCAGGGTCTGGGATACGCTGGGTGCAGATGAGGTGGGGAAGGCAGTCTGCGGAGGATGACGTCTGATCCTCAAGCTAGAAACTCCCTTGCCTCTGGTGATGGGCTCAGAGCAGAACGCCGGGAAGGAGATGAGCGAATGGGAGTGAATGCACCGACCTGGGCTGGCCCATAGCCTCAGTGCTCTGGCCGGGTCTCAGCTTCTCAGCCCTAGGGGTCAGGAGGCCTGCTCTGAACTGGACCCAGAACCCGCCTTTCCAATTGCTCCTCACTGACTAATGGGGAGATAAGTCAGTGACATGTGTCCCAGGAGGGGGACGGATAAAGAGCTCTTGGAGTTCAAAGGAAAGATGGTCGTCTCCTAAATAGCTCACCTTCACAAGCAGGGTCTTGTATTTGAGGCAGGTAGGTTGGTTATGCCATTTTCAGATGGGGAGACTAAGACCAGAAAGGTGATTTCCTTAGGGGCAGAGCCTAGTCTGGAAGTCAGGCCTGTGACTTCAGAGTAAGGGTTTGGGGTAGATGGCACATGCGTGTgtacgtgtttgtgtgtgtggagagaaaaGGAGGGGCGCGGGAGGAGTTGCTTTAGCCTTTGTCTGGGTCTTGAAGGATGGGAAGGGGTGGGCTGCAGCACTGGAGGAAGGGAACCCTCCACCCTGAGATCTCTGTCTCTATCCTATCCTGTCCCTGGCCTTCTGAGGCAAGCGGGGCCAATTAAGGGGAAAACGTACCTCCTCCATTTGTGCTGAACCAATCCCTCCAACCCCTCTCAGGAGGGCATGATATGGAGAGTTGGGCATTGGCTGTGTTCCCTGAATACAGAGTATCTCTCTTGCGGTGCCTGGAACTGGCATCCCCTTTGTGGAGCTAGGGCAAGCCCCGCCTCTGCATGAGACTTGGTTTGTGGGACACACTTGGTTTCAGGGAAGGGGAAAGAGGTCACCAAGGGCAGAGGTGTCCAGGCTGGAGCCAGGGGCCCCACTGCTGGGATGCTGGCTGCAGTGGGGCGCCCCAAGCCCAGGTCCCCTCTGTCTTCTCTTTCGACTTTGCAACTGTACTTGTTTTGCTCCTCTACCCGCAGGAGCTGACATGGACCCAAATCCTCGGGCCGCCCTGGAGCGCCAGCAGCTCCGCCTTCGGGAGCGGCAAAAATTCTTCGAGGACATTTTACAGCCAGAGACAGAGTTTGTCTTTCCTCTGTCCCATCTGCATCTCGAGTCGCAGAGACGTAAGTCCCAAGTCCTGAGAAGAGGGACTGGGGTAGGGTAGGGAGGATGTCTTGTGGGTCCTGAATCTTGTGGCACTCTCTCCCCTCTGGTTTTCTTGGCCCTCTATGCTTCTAACTTGGGACCTGACATGTAACTCTCACTGTCCTGGTGTGCAGCTTGGGTCTTCCTGACTTGCCCACTTCTTGATCCGCAGCCCCCATAGGTAGTATCTCATCCATGGAAGTGAATGTGGACACACTGGAGCAAGTAGAACTTATTGACCTTGGGGACCCGGATGGAGCAGATGTGTTCTTGCCTTGCGAAGATCCTCCACCAACCCCCCAGTCGTCTGGTATGCCCCTCTGCTTTGGGGACTTCAGTGCCAGTCAGCCAGAGCCGGATGTCAGGCTCTGAAACGAGGCTACAAGGCTGGGCTGGGGAAGTACACAGTAAGGGCTGGAAGTGGGTGTTTCTACCAATGAAACAGCTGCCTGTTCTGATTTTAGGGAAGTTGACCCTGAGGGAGAACTGGGTTACACATCTCTAATCCAAAATTCTGGGAACGGTCAATCTCTTctttaattttacatttgttatattaatataattagtcactataattaaaataatgtaaaattgtaatttttatatttggcaACTTAAGTAGTTTTAGTCATTATAATGATATTAATATGTATTGAGTACTTTAGTAGGTTCCAATACTGTACTaaagtactttacatatattatctcaatcCTTACAACGTCCTGTCAGGGTAGGTGATATAATCCCTATTTTATAAGCAGGAAATTAGGCTCAGGGAAGATAAGTCACATTGTAGCCAGAAGGTGGATAAACTGGAATTcatgtctgtctgactccaaagcccatatGCTTAACCTGTAAGATAGATATTCTTTTAATTACAACTGCTACTATTTATTGATGGCTTACTATGCCAGACATTTTATAAGCATTCTTAGGTTTTATTCCCAAAACCCTTTGGGGATGTAGGTATCCCTTTTATTTTGCAGAGGAGGAACAGAGTCCTTGAAAGggaaagtgacttgctcaaagccACTCAGCAGCAATAAGTGATGTAGGTGGAACTTGAACTCTTGCCATTGATTGACCTGACTCTAGATCCCAGACATGGTGTAATGACGTGGAAGGAGCTGGCAGTCAGGAGATGGTGATCTTAATCCTGGCTCTTTGCTGGATTGGCAGAGTCACTTTGGACAAGTCTCTGCCCCCCTGTGGACTTTAGTTACTCCTGGCCAGATAATCTTTAAGAGTTCTCTGAAGCCCTGTTTGTGGCCTGACCAGCTTTTCTCTCTGGGCAGGGGTGGACAACCATTTGGAGGAGCTGAGCCTGCCGGTGCCTACATCAGACAGGACCACATCTaggacctcctcctcctcctcctccgacTCCTCCACCAACCTGCGTAGCCCAAATCCAAGTGATGATGGAGCAGACACGCCCTTGGCACAGTCGGATGAAGAGGAGGAAAGGGGTGATGGAGGGGCAGAGCCTGGAGCCTGCAGCTAGCAGTGGGCCCCTGCCTACAGACTGACCACGCTGGCTATTCTCCACATGAGACCACAGGCCCAGCCAGAGCCTGTCGGGAGAAGACCAGACTCTTTACTTGCAGTAGGCACCAGAGGTGGGAAGGATGGTGGGATTGTGTACCTTTCTAAGAATTAACCCTCTCCTGCTTTACTGCTAATTTTTTCCTGCTGCAACCCTCTCACCAGTTTTTGGCTTACTCCTgagatatgatttgcaaatgaGGAGAGAGAAGATGAGGTTGGACAAGATGCCACTGCTTTTCTTAgcactcttccctcccctaaaCCATCCCGTAGTCTTCTAATACAGTCTCTCAGACAAGTGTCTCTAGATGGATGTGAACTCCTTAACTCATCAAGTAAGGTGGTACTCAAGCCATGCTGCCTCCTTACATCCTTTTTGGAACAGAGCACGGTATAAAtaataaactaataataatatgccaaccattccacttcatttttcatATTGCAAAGATGTCAAACCCACTACATGTCTTTAGCTCTCTAACCGATCCCATATTCCTATCACTCACTCAttccatttattcaagaaatgttTATGGAACACCCATGCTAGGCATCTGGAATACAGTTTTGAGCAAGACAGGCTGTACTGTATACCTGCCTTCATAGAGTTTACTGTTTATGGAGGAGAAAATCAAGTAAATACTACAATTCACAGTGTAATAAATAGCATGATGAGGAACTACTCTGGTACCAGAAAATAGGGGCATGTTAACCTAGTTTCTATGGTCACTGAAGAGCTGTTTTTAGCTGAAGGACGATTGTGAGTTAGCCAGGCACAGTCCGTAAGCCAGGCAGAACGAGCAGCTCGTGAAGACTTTAAACGGAGAGAGCATATCCTTGAGGAGCTAAAAAACATTGCGTTTGGCTGAATTGTTGGATTTGAGGAAATGAAGGGAGAGTTAAGACTGACAAAGGTCAGGTTGTAAAATCCGTTGAAGCCTGGATCAGGTTTCAGTTTGACAGCTAGTAAAAGATCATGACTTAAGATATAAAGTTATTTCCTCATATAGAAGTTAAAAAGTACAGGTCTACATGAAAGCTCCATCATTACTCAGCACTGGGCTCCTTTTTTGCTCTTTTGCACATGGTTTGCATTCTTAGCAATATCTCACATCTAAGGTGGCTGTCAAAGCCCCAGCCATCATGACCTTGAGGCTGGCAGAAAGCAGGAGAGGAAATGGGGGATGGGCAAAGAGGGCACAGCCAGTCTATTCCCATTTAGGAAGAAATTTttggaagttctttttttttcccccaagatgaagtcacactctgtcgcccaggctggagtgcaatggcacgatcttggcacactgcaacctccgcctcccaggttcaagcaattctcatgtctcagcctcctgcgtagctgggactacaggcgcacaccaccatgccaggctaatttttgtatttttagtagagacgggatttcaccatattggtcaagctagtctcgaacttctgacctcaggtgatccacccaccttggcctcccaaagtgctggaattacaggcgtgagccactgcacctggccaaccatCCTATAGTCTTCCAGCAGAGTCTCTCAAATCAGTGTCTCCAGTAGACGTGAACTCCTTGGCATGTCAAGTGAGGGGGTACTCCAGCCATTCTGGCTCCTTACATCCTTTTTGGAATGCTAGTCACCCAGATGGGGAGTTTCAGAAAGGACCAGGTTTGAGAAGAAGGCCATAAATTTGGTTTgggacatgttgagtttgagatgtCTTTGAGACATCCAAGAGGATATGTTGAGTAGGCCCGTGCACCCATGCATGTGGAATTTAGGTAAGAGGATTGAGCTGGAAAAAGAAAACGATCAGTTCTCGGTGTATAGGTGGTAAGTGAAGCCATGAGTGCGAATGACAGGAGAGAATGCCCAGGGAGAgaatgctgaatgaaagaagagGTTATAGGACCCAGTCTTAAGGAACATCAACTCATTTCtcacattcaaaaaaaaaaaaaaatcagtccacCTCCCTTCATACATTGAACATCACCCATGGGATCAGTGACCTTCAGCCAAAATCCTAAAGCTTTTTGTGCCACCCAAGGCTGAGTGACAAGGCTGCAGTCTTCCTATTGTCCCATCCTGCTCTCACCCCTGCAGGAGGCCAGTGTAAGTATCTGTTCCTAAGTGTTTTTCCTAACACTAGTGAGAAACCTGTGGGAACTCCAGGGAAGTAGGAGTGTCCACCAGCCATTCCCTGTCTCCAGGAAGCTTGTGGAGTGAATACCTTCTGTGCAAAAGCCTCTAGGTCCAAGTTGAGATCATCCACTgagctgggccagggcccagtccTCTATTAACTTTTGGGGTTTTTCTGGGTTGCTTATGACCTTGCTGCACATAGAAGACATAATCTCTGTCCTCTTGtggcttctctccttccttcctttagaGTAGCAAGGTTCTATCTACCTCCTGTCTGACTGTGGCTGAGCCATCTCTTGGGCTGCGGCCCATGATCCCAATAGCTTTGCTGTGCAGGGCTTCTCAGCTCCCAGGATCACCCCCCTTCCTTCCATGGTGAACGATGAGAAGCTAGACTGGCTTGGTTGCCGTCAACATGTCAATAAATCTCTTAGTAGCCCAGACACATGATGCAAAGATTGTGGGGAGCCTGCCTTGGGAGAGGGATTTACAGCCCTCTAGAGAAGTAGAATTGTTTCTGAGCCTATGGGGAGCCTTCAGTTTGGCTGCTAtgagccccagccctgcctggaAAAGTCTAGTGTCAGCTAAGACCCCAGGACTACTTCCTAGTTGGGACAATAACCTTTTCTCCTGCCGAACCACAGGGGCTTGGCTGGCCTTCAGAACCATCATCTCCAGCtgactgttttttgtttctttggtttttttaaaaaacttatggGGGTTTCAAACGTACaacaaatacagaaagaaaaatatcccaGGTTCTCATCATACAGCttaaaaaatcatcaaaataGTACCAAGATTGTATCATCTACCCACCACATATTTTTAGTGGAAAGACATTTATGATAACTCTTGAAAGAAAGAGTAGATTATAAAACACCAT
This window of the Gorilla gorilla gorilla isolate KB3781 chromosome 21, NHGRI_mGorGor1-v2.1_pri, whole genome shotgun sequence genome carries:
- the DBNDD2 gene encoding dysbindin domain-containing protein 2 isoform X1, giving the protein MDPNPRAALERQQLRLRERQKFFEDILQPETEFVFPLSHLHLESQRPPIGSISSMEVNVDTLEQVELIDLGDPDGADVFLPCEDPPPTPQSSGVDNHLEELSLPVPTSDRTTSRTSSSSSSDSSTNLRSPNPSDDGADTPLAQSDEEEERGDGGAEPGACS
- the DBNDD2 gene encoding dysbindin domain-containing protein 2 isoform X2 encodes the protein MGAGNFLTALEVPVAALAGAASDRRASCERVSPPAPLPHFRLPPLPRSRLPGPVSRLEPGAPLLGCWLQWGAPSPGPLCLLFRLCNCTCFAPLPAGADMDPNPRAALERQQLRLRERQKFFEDILQPETEFVFPLSHLHLESQRPPIGSISSMEVNVDTLEQVELIDLGDPDGADVFLPCEDPPPTPQSSGVDNHLEELSLPVPTSDRTTSRTSSSSSSDSSTNLRSPNPSDDGADTPLAQSDEEEERGDGGAEPGACS